GTAGGAGTTCTCAGTTGATGGCTTTTAACTCTGAAAACTGAAAACTGAAAACTATAAAATAGATGCGTAATTTTCTTAAAAATGTCATAGCAACTTTTGTTTGTCTATCGGGTATGCCATTTCTCATTCGAGAGTGGCTGTGTCGGCATAGGGTTGCTATCCTCTTGTATCACGACCCAAAATCTGCGGTTTTCGAGAAACATATCGCCTATCTCTCGCGCCATTACACGCTTATCTCACTGGATACCCTTGTCTCGGCTCTCCATCGAAAGGATTTCTCAGAGATCCCCCCGAAAAGCGTTGTGATTACAATCGACGACGGACACGCTGGCAATATCGCACTCCTACCGATTTTTAAACAATACAGCATTCGTCCAACGCTCTACGTTTGCACACAGATTATTGATACACACCGACATTTCTGGTTCAAGATAGAGGGACACTCCAAAGCAGAGAAGGAGAGGCTGAAAAGACTCCCGAACGCAGAGCGGTTGACGCACCTCAAGGAGATCGCTGACTTTGAACCTGAAAAGGTGTATCCAGACAGACAGGCACTCACCATCGCAGAAATGAAAGAGATGGCGGAGAACGTTGACTTTCAACCGCATACCCGATTCCATCCGATCCTGCCACGCTGTGCGGAGACGGAGTGTAGACAAGAAGTCCTTGAGAGCAAAACGGATTTGGAAGCGTTTTTGGGGATTACGTGTTCTCATTTCAGTTATCCAAATGGCGATTATACCGAACGTGAGGTTGAGATGGTGAAAGCGAGTGGTTTCCGTTCGGCACGCACGACGGATATAGGATGGAACTCGTTGGATACACCACTGTATCAATTGAAGGCTGTTCCGATTACCGATGACGCTGGACTGACCCTCTTCCGTTCGGAACTCACAACGATTCCGCAACGACTTAGTAGATGGATGAATTCTTTATTATATGGCAGTCAGCAATCAGTAAGAGAGTCTTCTTAAACGAAAACCTCTTACCTGACTGCTGAAAGGGTTTTCGTAGAAAACCCGACCCGACGGCTGACCGCCAAATACCTGACGGCTAATTTGCTGATTGCTATCACAGGGAGATGTCGCGTGACAGAGTGGCACCGTGCTTACATCCAGAACGCTTACCGCGAATTAGAAAACGGCACAACGCGAAATCAACTCCATACTTTGAACATCAACGCTACCGGTAAAAGGGTGTTAGATGTCGGGTGTGGACCGGGGAATCTTCTTGTTGCGCTCTCCACTGATACGCCAGAACTC
This sequence is a window from Candidatus Poribacteria bacterium. Protein-coding genes within it:
- a CDS encoding polysaccharide deacetylase family protein — protein: MRNFLKNVIATFVCLSGMPFLIREWLCRHRVAILLYHDPKSAVFEKHIAYLSRHYTLISLDTLVSALHRKDFSEIPPKSVVITIDDGHAGNIALLPIFKQYSIRPTLYVCTQIIDTHRHFWFKIEGHSKAEKERLKRLPNAERLTHLKEIADFEPEKVYPDRQALTIAEMKEMAENVDFQPHTRFHPILPRCAETECRQEVLESKTDLEAFLGITCSHFSYPNGDYTEREVEMVKASGFRSARTTDIGWNSLDTPLYQLKAVPITDDAGLTLFRSELTTIPQRLSRWMNSLLYGSQQSVRESS